The nucleotide window TACTTACTCTACCTCTTTGATAATAATCATACACACCATTTAATATAACTTCATTCACCTTTAATGGTTCAGGAGATGAAACCATACCAACCATACCATTTGCTACTGTAATTCCATAGTAATTATTGGCATCAATATTTTTACCTACAATGTGCCAAGGAGATTTATCTAAATCTTGAGATTGTAGAAAAGAACAACATAAAATACTTAGGATGTAAAATTTTAGTTTCATGATTTATTGATTTTATTTTTTGGGATTTCGTTCTTTTAAAGCAAGGCTTCTATATGAACTGCCCCAATTGTTATTGTTTACATTATTTGGATTACCATCTTTGGTTAAAAGTGCATCTTGATCATTTTCATCATATTTCCAAAGCCAAGCTGCTAATGAAATGCCAGAATCACTCAATAAATCTAACAAAGGATTGGGATTCATTAAAACACCTGAATTTACAGGAGCAATTTCACCAAAAAATACAGGTAAGTTTTTATTTTCTAAGACAGATAGTCTTTGAGACATATTGTCTTCTGAATCTATCAACCATTTTTCGTAGGCATGAATATCAAACAAAACATTAGTTTTTCCATTTAAAAAGGAGCTACCTACATTTATTAATACACTTTCATCTTGACCTTGTTCTGCACAAGGAATTAGAATTATACTAGAGGTTTTATTTCTTACAATTTGATATAGTGTTGTCATATCACTCAACCAAATATCATCTGTATAACCATCTGCTCTGTCAAAACGATATGGCTCGTTCCAAACTTCTATCCAAACATCATCTTGATCTTTAAAAGTTTCTGCCCATAATTCTAATTGATTTATAAAATCAGAATAAAAAAATGTTTCTGTTGGTTTTTTACCTGTAAATAAATTCTCTGTTGTTCCATCCCATCCAAAAGGACATAAAATAGTGATAAGATTATTTGCTCTATTTTCTGCTACAATAGCTTCTAAAGAATGTAACCATTGATTGTTTGAGTCTAAAATGGGTGTTCCAGAAACAGGGTTTTCTTTTACATTACCTACAAATTCTCTGGTAATATCTAAATTCCAATTAATCAAATCTTGACTACCTACTCCAAAACTTTGTAAAGTATTTGCTCCTATTAATTGAATTGGATTGGCATTGTACGTAATTTTATTATCAATAATATTATATCCTTTAACTTCTACTGCATTACTAATGTCACTATTACTACAAGCATATATACTCAATGAAATACAAACCATCAAAAAGAGGTTTTTCAAAAATTTATATGCTTTTGATAATGTCATTTAAGGATTTAATTATTCGCTTTTAAAAAGTTTATTTGGTGCCACCAAATTATTTAAGGATGCAATATTATTTTCAGAAAGTAAAGTTAACCCATACTGAAATGAAGCATTCATCCACCCAAAACCTTCTTGAGTAATGTATTCAAAATCGGTACCTACATTTCCATACTCTGCAAATACTTTATGGGTTGCAGCAACCACATCATATTTTTCAGGAATTGTACCATTATAATTTACGGCATTAATTGTAATCATATACAACCATCTATATACCAATTCTTGCAATTCATTTTGAAACCCATGCAATTTTAAGCCTTTCCAAATCATCATTTGATGAGGAGCCCAACCATTAGGATAATCCCACTGACGTTGAATGGCATCTTTTGGCAAATTAGCATTCATGTTTCTTGAAGTACCTGCAATACCACCTTCTTCTTTAAGCTGATTCATTAAAGAAGTTACCATTATTTTTGCATCGTTTTTATGTATTCCTGTCCAAAGAGGAATATAATTAGAAGCACTTTCGAAAAGAGTTTGCTTTTCAGTCTTAAAATTATAATCAAAAAACTGTCCTTTTTCTTGATTCCACATTAAAGAATACATTTTTTCTAATCTCTGATTGGCTTTGTTTTGCCATTGATTAGAAGAGTAATCTTCAAATATATTATTGAAGTGTGCTTTTATGATTTGTGCAAAATCTGTTTCGTATTTGTGTAATAAACTATTTAACGCAACTGTATTTAAATCAGCACAAACGTCATCTAACCTCCAAGAAGTATCATGCCCTGATTCACGCAAACTCCTGTCATGTGTAAAATACGCATCTAACTTTGGTTCTTTAATTGTATTAGATTGATACTGGGCTACAAAATCATCTAAACTAAGTTTATGCTTTTTAGCATAACTGGCTAAAACTTCATCAAAATGACCTCTTTCTGTTTCTGGAGGTATGCCTATTCCTTCTGCAAAATATCTGTTTAAGCCATTTTCTGTTAAACGCTTTCCTTCTACCATCCAAACCGTTTCGTATTCTTTAATAGCAGTTTTTAAATGGCTTTTTAACCAATTTAAATCTTGAGTAATTTCGAATACCTCTAGAATAATACTTGTATAAAAAGGAGGCTGAGTTCTGGTTAAATAATAGCTTCTATTTGCATTTAATATTTTGCCATAATTTTCGATTTGATATTGAAAATTATCGGCCATTGCTTTTGCTAAATTAACTTTACCATCGCAAATTAAACCTACAGCTTCAAAATAACTATCCCAACCATACATTTCATTAAATCTACCTCCTGGAACCACAAAGGGTACTGCTTTTATATCATTCCTATTTTTCTCTAATTTTAAACTAAGAATACCTGGTTTATCATTAATAGATTTTACAAATTCAGGAGTAATATTAACAGGCAATTTTACTGTATTAATGGGTAATTTATTTTCTAAATTCTTATAATAAGAAAATGCTATTTTATCTGAGTATGGAATGTAGACTGGTAATATTTTAGATGTAAGTTCATCATTCTTGGTATCTGCTATTAATGCTTCAATACCTTGTTCATCCATACTTCTTGTAAGCCCTTTCCAATAGAAATCTTTAATCATTCTAGAAATTCTATTGGCAGGCAACTCATTTATATTGTTATAATTTATTTCTGCAATAGTTTTACCTAGTTGTTTTTGAATTACTAATTCTTGCAACAAATTCGATAACTGGTAAGTTCCTTTAATTTCCACCTCTTTATCTTCTTCAGTAGTTAAGGTAAAAGATTTTGGGCCTTGATCTTCTATGGTGATTTTTTTATCTCCATCTGTATCTTCTTGCCTTAGTAATTTAGTAAGTGTATTTAAAATATGTATTTTAAAAATCATTCAGAAACCGCTATTTCTCTTTTAGACATTTTATCTATTAATAACACAAAAATGATGAGAAGAATCATAGGAATTAATAAAAAGTAAAATGCATTTGCACCACCTACACTTTCAAATAATTCACCCACAACTCTAGAACCAATTGTACCTCCTAAAGCAGAAAAAATGATAATTAATCCAGACATTGAAGAGTGCAGTCTTTTTGGTAAAGAACTTAAAACTGTTGAATTTAAAAGCGGGTAAATTGGGGCAATAAACAAACCTATTAAAGGTAAAATAAAACCTAATGTTGGAACATCACTTATAGATGTAATTTCAACAAGATCTACACTTTCTTTTAATTGTGGTAACACAAATAATAAGATTGCTCCAGAAATTACTATACAGATTATTACCAATAAAACCCAAGATATTCTTTTGGTTAAGTAGCCAGCCACAAAACGTCCTAATGCTAAAGAAAGTGCAAAAATAATAGCCATTTGTACACTTAATTTTTCTGAGAAAAAGAAAATTTTCTCATTAAAACGTGGCAGCCAAGTCATGATTCCTTGTTCTATCATAACAAATAAAAATGCAGAAATGATAAAAACCAAAACAAGTGGTACTATCATCAACTTAGCAGATGCTTGTAAATCTTCTTTTAGACTATTGCCTGTAGCTTCAACTGTATATTCTACTTTTGAAAAGAACAGGAATAGAAAAGATATTAAAATCAAAAAACATAAAACATAGTAAACGTTTAACCAGCTATTTGGATCGTCTGAATAAAAGAAAGGAAATAGAATATAAGCCAAAGCTATACCTACCATAAAAAAACCCTCTATAGAGCTCATTAAAGATGAATGCTCCTCTTTGGATTCTGTAACTAAACCAATTAAGGAATACACAGATAGTTTGATGAGTGCAAAACTTACACCTATAGATAAGAATAAAACTTTGGTATACACAAAAGAATTCCCAAAAACCATAACCAAACATCCAAAGAAAACAATGGCTAAGGCTGTTAACATTGCTTTTTTATAACCAAATCTTGGTAAAAATGATGCTATAAAAAAAGAGACAATTGCAATTGGCAAATCTTTAAAAGCCTCTAAAAGGGAAGCCTGAGATTCTGAAACTCCATAAACATTAATTGATTTTGCTATTACAATACCAACACTATTTAAAAGAATTGCAAAGACAAAATAATTTAAATAGATAGAAATTTTAATTCCAAGGTTCTTCATAGATTAAATTTTAATTAATCGTTTGCAACTTCTACATCAGTATCAATAGCTGTTTTAGGAACATTTAAACGACTTGCTAAGAAAGCAGAAATTGCAAAGAAAACACCTGCAAATAACATAGCGTTTATAGCATTATCTCCTAAAATATATTTATAAATTGGTCCAAAACTTAATGTTTGAATAAACATTGGTATTACAATCATCATATTTAAAATACCCATATAAACACCTCTTCTATCTTGAGGAACAATTTTGGAAACCATTGTATAAGGAATACCCATCATTGCAGCCCAACCAATACCAAATAAAACCATAGGAATTAGCACTAAAGTTGGATCTGAAATATATGGAATTGCAAAAAGAGCAACAGCTGTCCCTAATAGGCTTAAAGCATATATTTTTTTACCTCCAAATTTTAATGTTAAAGGCACCAATGCCAATGCTACTAACATTGTAACTGTATTGTAAGTTAAACTCATTTTTGCTGCTTGAGAAGCTGCCTCTGATGTAGTGTACCCTAAAGTTTTTTTGAACAAAGGTGTTGTAAATTGCCAATAAATGAATAATGCATACCATTGAAATAAATATACTCCACCAATTTTCCACATAAACTTTGGCATCTCTTTTACAGCATCTATAATTTCTGTAAAAGGCTGTGTAATTCTCTGACTAAAAGGTAAACTTTTAATTTTATTAATTTCTTCTAACTCTTCATCTGCTGGAGGAATTTCTGGTGTTTTAAAAACTGAATATAAAATGGTAGTTAACGATAAAAATGCTCCAATAAAAAAAGAATAGTAAAGCCATTGAGGAATGGTACCTGTTTCTTCTACAGATTCACCTCCAAACCAATATTGAAATAAAACAATAGATCCGTTTGCTAATAAAATTCCTGCACCTACAAATAAACTTTGCATTTGATACCCTAAACTCAATTGTTTTTCTGGCAATTTATCACCTACAAAAGCTCTATAAGGCTCCATAGCCATGTTGTTACCAACATCTAAAATCCATAATAAACCAACAGCAAACCATAGCACAGGACTATGAGGAAAAGCAAATAAACAGACACTACCTAACAATGCTCCAATTAAAAAGTAAGGTTTTCTTCTTCCCCATCTTTTAGACCATGTTTTATCTGACATTGCACCAATAATTGGTTGTACAATTAAGCCTGTTACAGGACCTGCAATATTTAAAATTGGTAGCATATCTTCAGGAGCTCCTAGATATAAAAATATAGGATTAATTGCGGTTTGCTGCAATCCAAAACTATATTGAATTCCTAAGAATCCAACATTCATATTAAAAATTTGCCAAAAGGATAATTTCGGTTTGCTTAGTTTCATGTTTTAGTTTTTAATCTTGACAATTACAGTTTGATAAGGTTTTTAAATTTACCTTATTATTTTTAATTACAAGTGAATTTTAAAGATTGATTGACACCCTTTCTATTAGCAATCTATTTAATAATTTTTATAAATAAGAAATATTTAAAAATAAAATTAAGTTGCAACACCGAAAACGATTTAGGCCATTTATATATGGACCTAGATAAGTCTAAAAAAATTTAATTAATACTTATTAAAAAAGGTCTTACTCTTTTTACAGAATAAGACCTTCTAAAAATTATAATTTCTTAAAAATTAATTTGTAGCTGCTAATTTTTGAGTAATAAAAGCACCTACATTTCTACCTTGTTCCACACCCACTTCTACTGCTGCTCTGTAATGAATACCTCCATACATTCTGCTAATTGCGGCTTCATCTGCAGCATCTGAAAAAGAATCAAAACTTCTAACAGGTAAGCCAAAAGGCACTTCTGTATCATCATCAAAAGCAAAGTTATCTCCAAAAATTGAGGTTAAAACCGTTGATGCTGCTCCTGAAACAACAGAGTGACCACTTGTATATTCTGGAAAAGGTGGTGTCTGTAAAATTGGCACCCAATCTTGATCTATATTTTGATTGATTAACGTTTCTGGACGAATTAAGTTACTTCTATATTTTTCATCCCAACAACTAATAAAAGCATCTGCAATAGCTAAAGAAGTTTTAGTATATGCATTTACAGTTTCCATAAAATTAGCATCGGTTTTTTTAGCTGCTATTTTAACAATTCCAATCCAATGAGCTCCTGGAGAAATTTTCTTAGTAGCAAACATAAAATGACCTCTAGTTACAGACACAAAAGGATTACAATCCCAAAACTGTGCAATTGCTATTTCTTCTGAGGTATCACCCTCTTTGGTAATTTCTTCACTAATGGTATACACTTCTAATAACTCCTTATAAAAATCAGAATCTTTATCTAAAGAAAATTCTGGTGGTGGAATTGGTTTAAACTGATCTGCAGTTTCTAAAAGAAAAGGTCTAATCTTACTCCAATGAGGCTCTATACCTTCCATATAAGCAGGAGGTGTTGGTTGCCAACGAGAAGGATCATCTGTATCTACAGTAAACTTTTCCATAGTTCTTGTTTGGTTGTAATTGTCTTTATCCATCCAAGATTTGATATGGTCTACTACTTTTAACGCATAATTTTTAGAAGCTACAAATTCCTCATTGTTGATGTCTTGCCATTTTACAAATAACGAGTCTTTTACAACATCTATTCTATCTTCAGAAAAGACAAGCATTTTACTAACCTCCATATGTGCAATTAAAGC belongs to Polaribacter dokdonensis and includes:
- a CDS encoding cellulase family glycosylhydrolase produces the protein MVCISLSIYACSNSDISNAVEVKGYNIIDNKITYNANPIQLIGANTLQSFGVGSQDLINWNLDITREFVGNVKENPVSGTPILDSNNQWLHSLEAIVAENRANNLITILCPFGWDGTTENLFTGKKPTETFFYSDFINQLELWAETFKDQDDVWIEVWNEPYRFDRADGYTDDIWLSDMTTLYQIVRNKTSSIILIPCAEQGQDESVLINVGSSFLNGKTNVLFDIHAYEKWLIDSEDNMSQRLSVLENKNLPVFFGEIAPVNSGVLMNPNPLLDLLSDSGISLAAWLWKYDENDQDALLTKDGNPNNVNNNNWGSSYRSLALKERNPKK
- a CDS encoding alpha,alpha-trehalase, which encodes MIFKIHILNTLTKLLRQEDTDGDKKITIEDQGPKSFTLTTEEDKEVEIKGTYQLSNLLQELVIQKQLGKTIAEINYNNINELPANRISRMIKDFYWKGLTRSMDEQGIEALIADTKNDELTSKILPVYIPYSDKIAFSYYKNLENKLPINTVKLPVNITPEFVKSINDKPGILSLKLEKNRNDIKAVPFVVPGGRFNEMYGWDSYFEAVGLICDGKVNLAKAMADNFQYQIENYGKILNANRSYYLTRTQPPFYTSIILEVFEITQDLNWLKSHLKTAIKEYETVWMVEGKRLTENGLNRYFAEGIGIPPETERGHFDEVLASYAKKHKLSLDDFVAQYQSNTIKEPKLDAYFTHDRSLRESGHDTSWRLDDVCADLNTVALNSLLHKYETDFAQIIKAHFNNIFEDYSSNQWQNKANQRLEKMYSLMWNQEKGQFFDYNFKTEKQTLFESASNYIPLWTGIHKNDAKIMVTSLMNQLKEEGGIAGTSRNMNANLPKDAIQRQWDYPNGWAPHQMMIWKGLKLHGFQNELQELVYRWLYMITINAVNYNGTIPEKYDVVAATHKVFAEYGNVGTDFEYITQEGFGWMNASFQYGLTLLSENNIASLNNLVAPNKLFKSE
- a CDS encoding vanadium-dependent haloperoxidase, with protein sequence MSKSLQVVLKSIKLIFLIAVIYSCNTSNEPIVITPEDYHASVDKVSQIMIHDIFSPPVASRVFAYPNVAAYEILVQKDSVYTTLSNTVAGLKAIPKASETEPVNLKLSALIAHMEVSKMLVFSEDRIDVVKDSLFVKWQDINNEEFVASKNYALKVVDHIKSWMDKDNYNQTRTMEKFTVDTDDPSRWQPTPPAYMEGIEPHWSKIRPFLLETADQFKPIPPPEFSLDKDSDFYKELLEVYTISEEITKEGDTSEEIAIAQFWDCNPFVSVTRGHFMFATKKISPGAHWIGIVKIAAKKTDANFMETVNAYTKTSLAIADAFISCWDEKYRSNLIRPETLINQNIDQDWVPILQTPPFPEYTSGHSVVSGAASTVLTSIFGDNFAFDDDTEVPFGLPVRSFDSFSDAADEAAISRMYGGIHYRAAVEVGVEQGRNVGAFITQKLAATN
- a CDS encoding MFS transporter gives rise to the protein MKLSKPKLSFWQIFNMNVGFLGIQYSFGLQQTAINPIFLYLGAPEDMLPILNIAGPVTGLIVQPIIGAMSDKTWSKRWGRRKPYFLIGALLGSVCLFAFPHSPVLWFAVGLLWILDVGNNMAMEPYRAFVGDKLPEKQLSLGYQMQSLFVGAGILLANGSIVLFQYWFGGESVEETGTIPQWLYYSFFIGAFLSLTTILYSVFKTPEIPPADEELEEINKIKSLPFSQRITQPFTEIIDAVKEMPKFMWKIGGVYLFQWYALFIYWQFTTPLFKKTLGYTTSEAASQAAKMSLTYNTVTMLVALALVPLTLKFGGKKIYALSLLGTAVALFAIPYISDPTLVLIPMVLFGIGWAAMMGIPYTMVSKIVPQDRRGVYMGILNMMIVIPMFIQTLSFGPIYKYILGDNAINAMLFAGVFFAISAFLASRLNVPKTAIDTDVEVAND
- a CDS encoding MFS transporter, whose translation is MKNLGIKISIYLNYFVFAILLNSVGIVIAKSINVYGVSESQASLLEAFKDLPIAIVSFFIASFLPRFGYKKAMLTALAIVFFGCLVMVFGNSFVYTKVLFLSIGVSFALIKLSVYSLIGLVTESKEEHSSLMSSIEGFFMVGIALAYILFPFFYSDDPNSWLNVYYVLCFLILISFLFLFFSKVEYTVEATGNSLKEDLQASAKLMIVPLVLVFIISAFLFVMIEQGIMTWLPRFNEKIFFFSEKLSVQMAIIFALSLALGRFVAGYLTKRISWVLLVIICIVISGAILLFVLPQLKESVDLVEITSISDVPTLGFILPLIGLFIAPIYPLLNSTVLSSLPKRLHSSMSGLIIIFSALGGTIGSRVVGELFESVGGANAFYFLLIPMILLIIFVLLIDKMSKREIAVSE